In Terriglobus aquaticus, the genomic window ATACAAGCAGGCGGAGTACCGCCGTTGCGGCCGCAGCGGCATTGTGCTGCCGCCGATCTCGCTTGGGCTGTGGCAGAACTTTGGCGGTGCGGACGTTTTCGAGACGGGTCGCGCGATGCTGCGGCGCGCCTTTGATCGCGGTGTGACGCACTTTGACCTGGCGAACAACTACGGTCCGCCGTATGGCAGCGCCGAGGAGAACTTCGGCAAGGTCATGGCCGAGGACTTCCGCAACCTCCGGGATGATCTGATCATTTCTTCAAAGGCCGGCTGGGATATGTGGCCCGGACCGTACGGCATGGGCGGATCGAAGAAGTACCTGGTCGCGTCGCTGGATCAGAGCCTGCGCCGCATGGGTCTGGAGTACGTCGACATCTTCTACCACCACCGGCCCGACTTCGACTGCCCGATTGAGGAGACGGTCGAGGCGCTGGTGCAGATCGTGCGTCAAGGCAAGGCGCTGTATGTGGGCATCAGCAGCTACTCGCCGGAGCGCACCCGCGAAGTGTACAAGCTGCTTGCGGCGGAGGGCGTGAAGCTGTTCATTCACCAGCCCTCATACTCCATGCTGAACCGCTGGATCGAAGGCGAACTGCTGAACACGCTACAGGAACTGGGCGTGGGCTGCATTGCGTTCAGTCCGCTGGCGCAGGGATTGCTGACGAACAAGTACCTGAACGGCAAGCCAGAGAATGCGCGCGTGAACAGCGAGGTGGGATCGTTTCAGCAGACCATGCTGACGGAGGAGAACCTGCAGCGGGTTCGTGCGCTGAATGCGATTGCGGAGAAGCGCGGCCAGAGCCTGGCGCAAATGGCGATTGCTTGGTCGCTGCGCGATCCGCGGGTAACGACGTCGCTGATCGGTGCGCGCAATGTAGAGCAGTTGGATAACTCGCTGGATG contains:
- the mgrA gene encoding L-glyceraldehyde 3-phosphate reductase, which encodes MPLATQYVPNGNRYKQAEYRRCGRSGIVLPPISLGLWQNFGGADVFETGRAMLRRAFDRGVTHFDLANNYGPPYGSAEENFGKVMAEDFRNLRDDLIISSKAGWDMWPGPYGMGGSKKYLVASLDQSLRRMGLEYVDIFYHHRPDFDCPIEETVEALVQIVRQGKALYVGISSYSPERTREVYKLLAAEGVKLFIHQPSYSMLNRWIEGELLNTLQELGVGCIAFSPLAQGLLTNKYLNGKPENARVNSEVGSFQQTMLTEENLQRVRALNAIAEKRGQSLAQMAIAWSLRDPRVTTSLIGARNVEQLDNSLDALKNLKFSEEELKQIDEFAVDTPAIDLWRSVSTR